The genomic DNA CTTGAGCAGTCCGGCCCCGTCACGTCCGTCCGAGTCGGGTCGTGATGACTCTGCGCTCGGAGCGTTCGTCGATGCCCTCGAAGCTCAGCGCTACGGTGCCGCTCCCGAGTCGCTCGATGACTCGGAGGTAAGTGCGCTCGTCGACGAGGTGAGGACGGACCTGTCGGAGAGGGCCACGCCGGGCAGTCGGATCTCTGCGAAGATCTGGCCGGCCAGCCTGTTCAATCGTCCGAAATGACGAGGAGCTGACGATCCAGGCCGGTACCTGACGGTCCTGATCGATGTGCGAAGAGGCGGTCCTGCGGGGCCGCCTCTTCGCTGTCTCGCAGAGTCTGGGCGCTCAGTGCGAGAGTCTGGGACCTCAGCGCCCTGCCGCGCGTTTCGAGTCCTCTCGATCGAGTGCACGCAGGGCGAGCAGGCCGCGCACGGCGGCGATGGGCTTCACCAGCGGCTGTTCACCGAATCGGTAGTCTCCCCCGCGGACCAACCGCCTGGCCAGGTCCGGGCGCATCTGCCACAGGTGGTCACGGGCTTTCTCGGCATGGTGGGAGTTCGAGACGATGCTGATCGTCGTGGCCGGGGTGAGCTCGCGATCGATGATGGGGATCGCGTTGGCTATGTTCTCCCACGTCGTTGTGCTCTGCTCCTCCAGCACAGCTCGGCCGGTGTAGCCGAGTTCGTCCCGGGCGAAGCGTTCGAGGATGAGGGCCTCCGGTGTTCGTCCTGTGACGGCGCCTCCGCAGAAGATGAGGAGAGTCGACCGGGCTGCCGGAACGATCGACCGCAGACCCGCGCGGACCCGGAACCGGTTGATTCCGTTCGGTCGCTGACCGCGGTTGGCATATCCGAGGACGATGATGATCTGGTCGCTGTCGGCTGTGGTCTCGTCTCTGCCTGCCGCGGTCAGGGCCCGAACGCCTGGAATCGACCGTCGATCGCTCCGTGGTCGCCGGCCACCAGAGGCATCACAGGCTCCCAGCCGACGGCGGCTCGATCGCCAGTGCGCTGCCTCGGCGAAGGCGGAGCCGCCGGCAAAGACAGCAAGGGCAGAACCGGCGAGTACGCGGACCGGCATTGAAAAAGGCACCCTCATGTCGAGAGTGCCTTGATCGCAGAGAGCAGGATCATTCGCCGCGCTGGCGCTTCTCCCACCGGTCTTCCATTCGGCTCATGAATCCGGAGTTGCCCTTGGACTCGGTCTTCGCTCCGGAGGTCCGGGAGTCCGTCTGAGTGGTGTGCACATGGCCGGGACGGCTGAACGCCCAGTACATTCCGGTGACCATGAGGCCGAAGCCGACGACGCCGAGGGCGATCCACCAGGCGGAGTTGGAGACGAGCGAGATCGCGAGGATCGTCGCGGCCAGTCCGGCGAGAGCGATGAGGATGCCGAGGACGAAGCGCTTGGCGGAGAACCCGGGCCCCGTGGCCGCGGCCTGGGTTTCCGAGATATTCCGGGCAAAACGAGGGTCTTCACTGCGCAGCTGCTTCTCCAGTTGATCCAACAGCTGCTGTTCGTGATCGGAGAGTGGCATCTCGAACCCCCGTTTCGCTACTCAAGTCTTTCCCACAATCATAGTCTCTGAGGCTTGAAAAAACATCTCCGGGGGCCGTCAGGAGCAGGATTCCCACGGGGTCTTCAGACTGTGCTCCCGCTCACCCGGTCTCAGGCCTCGGGACGCTTGCGCAGAAGTGAGGCCTGAGAGATCGCTTCGCTGCCGAATCGCCGCCTCACCTCGTCGAGGGCGACCTCGGCTTCACGTCCGGAATGAACTGGTTCGTCCAAGGTGGCCTGCCGCCCGGTGACGGCGAAATCGCTGAGGCCGGCGGCGCGGACGCCGAGCAGCCTGACTCCCTGGGGACGCTGCTCACGCAGCTTGCGCAGGGCCGGCCGCAGCGCCTCGTACATCTCCCGGGCCAGATCAGTCGGTGCCGACAGAGTCACAGACCTCGACAGAGTCGTGAAATCGCCGAGGCGGTACTTCAGTCCGAGGCTTGTGACGACCTTTCCCTCCGCACGGACTCGGTAGGCTACCTTGTCGGCGAGGCGCAGCAGTTCGTGCTCGAGCACGGCGATGTCCCAGATGTCCTCGCCGAAGGTGTTCTCCGCACTGATCGAGTGCTCCTTGGCCTGGTGGTCGAAACCGGACGAGTCCTGACCGTGGGCAGCTCGCCACAGCTGATGGCCGTGCGCACCGAAGACACGTGCGGCCCAATCCTCGTCGACTGCGGCGAGGTCGCCGATGAGGCGGATTCCGTAGCGGAAGAACCCCTCCTGAGTCTTCTCCCCCACGCCGGGCAGCGCTTCGATCGGCATCGGGTCGAGGAACTCCTGGGTCGCGGCCGCGGGCACGAGCAGCTGACCGTTCGGCTTCGCCCTGGTCGAGGCGAGTTTGGCCACGACGCGGCTGACGGCGATGCCGACCGAGGCGCTCAGACCGGTGCGCTCCTGGATCTGGGCGCGCAGCTGCGTGGTGATCTCCACCGGAGAGCCGAGCCGGCGCACGGCTCCGGAGACGTCGATATAGGCTTCGTCGACGCTGACCTGCCGCACATCGGGGGTCACCCTGGCGACGAGATCGAAGACTTGGCGGGAGTACGAGGAATACAAGCCGTGGGACGGCGGGATCACCTCGGCGACGGGGCACAGGTTCATGGCCCGCGACATCGGCATCGCCGCATGCACACCGAACTCGCGGGCTTCATAGCTGGCCGAGACGACGACTCCGCGTCCGCTGCGTCCGCCGACAATGACCGGGCGGCCGACGAGGTGCGGGCGGCTGAGCAGCTCGACGGAGACGAAGAACGAGTCCATGTCGAGGTGGAGCATGGTGGCACCGGTGTCGTCCGTGCCCAGACGGCTCAGATCACCTCCGGATCGCGCCAGCTGCTTCCGACTCATCGCCTGCCCCTCGCCTTCGTTCCTTTCGGCTCCGCCGAACAGTCCAGGTACTCTTGAAGCATGGTATCGCGCACCGCTGTCATAACACTGCCCATCGTTGCCGCGTTCGCTCTCGCGGGCTGCTCGGGAAACGGTGGAGACAAGGCCGAATCGACCCCTTCGGCTTCTCAGGAGGCCTCG from Brevibacterium sp. JSBI002 includes the following:
- a CDS encoding YdcF family protein, which codes for MPVRVLAGSALAVFAGGSAFAEAAHWRSSRRRLGACDASGGRRPRSDRRSIPGVRALTAAGRDETTADSDQIIIVLGYANRGQRPNGINRFRVRAGLRSIVPAARSTLLIFCGGAVTGRTPEALILERFARDELGYTGRAVLEEQSTTTWENIANAIPIIDRELTPATTISIVSNSHHAEKARDHLWQMRPDLARRLVRGGDYRFGEQPLVKPIAAVRGLLALRALDREDSKRAAGR
- a CDS encoding DUF3040 domain-containing protein, producing MPLSDHEQQLLDQLEKQLRSEDPRFARNISETQAAATGPGFSAKRFVLGILIALAGLAATILAISLVSNSAWWIALGVVGFGLMVTGMYWAFSRPGHVHTTQTDSRTSGAKTESKGNSGFMSRMEDRWEKRQRGE
- the dinB gene encoding DNA polymerase IV; this encodes MSRKQLARSGGDLSRLGTDDTGATMLHLDMDSFFVSVELLSRPHLVGRPVIVGGRSGRGVVVSASYEAREFGVHAAMPMSRAMNLCPVAEVIPPSHGLYSSYSRQVFDLVARVTPDVRQVSVDEAYIDVSGAVRRLGSPVEITTQLRAQIQERTGLSASVGIAVSRVVAKLASTRAKPNGQLLVPAAATQEFLDPMPIEALPGVGEKTQEGFFRYGIRLIGDLAAVDEDWAARVFGAHGHQLWRAAHGQDSSGFDHQAKEHSISAENTFGEDIWDIAVLEHELLRLADKVAYRVRAEGKVVTSLGLKYRLGDFTTLSRSVTLSAPTDLAREMYEALRPALRKLREQRPQGVRLLGVRAAGLSDFAVTGRQATLDEPVHSGREAEVALDEVRRRFGSEAISQASLLRKRPEA